From Desmodus rotundus isolate HL8 chromosome 12, HLdesRot8A.1, whole genome shotgun sequence, one genomic window encodes:
- the TMEM170A gene encoding transmembrane protein 170A isoform X1: MEHEGSGGSGGSSGLLQQILSLKLVPRVGNGTLCPNSTSLCSFPEMWYGVFLWALVSSLFFHVPAGLLALFTLRHHKYGRFMSVSILLMGIVGPITAGILTSAAIAGVYRAAGKEMIPFEALTFGTGQTFCVVVVSFLRVLATL; encoded by the exons ATGGAGCACGAGGGGAGCGGCGGCAGCGGGGGGTCCTCCGGGCTCCTGCAGCAGATCCTCAGCTTGAAGCTCGTCCCGCGAGTGGGCAACGGGACCCTGTGCCCCAACTccacttctctctgctccttcccag AGATGTGGTATGGTGTGTTCCTGTGGGCACTGgtgtcctctctcttctttcatgtCCCCGCTGGATTACTGGCCCTCTTCACCCTCAGACATCACAAATATGGTAGGTTCATGTCTGTAAGCATCCTGTTGATGGGCATCGTGGGACCAATAACTGCTGGAATCTTGACAA GCGCAGCAATTGCTGGAGTGTACCGAGCAGCAGGAAAGGAAATGATACCGTTCGAAGCCCTCACCTTCGGCACTGGACAGACGTTCTGTGTGGTGGTGGTCTCCTTTCTACGGGTTTTAGCTACTCTATAG
- the TMEM170A gene encoding transmembrane protein 170A isoform X2 — protein sequence MEHEGSGGSGGSSGLLQQILSLKLVPRVGNGTLCPNSTSLCSFPEMWYGVFLWALVSSLFFHVPAGLLALFTLRHHKYGAAIAGVYRAAGKEMIPFEALTFGTGQTFCVVVVSFLRVLATL from the exons ATGGAGCACGAGGGGAGCGGCGGCAGCGGGGGGTCCTCCGGGCTCCTGCAGCAGATCCTCAGCTTGAAGCTCGTCCCGCGAGTGGGCAACGGGACCCTGTGCCCCAACTccacttctctctgctccttcccag AGATGTGGTATGGTGTGTTCCTGTGGGCACTGgtgtcctctctcttctttcatgtCCCCGCTGGATTACTGGCCCTCTTCACCCTCAGACATCACAAATATG GCGCAGCAATTGCTGGAGTGTACCGAGCAGCAGGAAAGGAAATGATACCGTTCGAAGCCCTCACCTTCGGCACTGGACAGACGTTCTGTGTGGTGGTGGTCTCCTTTCTACGGGTTTTAGCTACTCTATAG